In Chloroflexaceae bacterium, a single genomic region encodes these proteins:
- a CDS encoding WD40 repeat domain-containing protein, translating to MIRVDDPDALVAGTLAFSPDGRYLAVTAAPLGVWLLDAERQEVVQALQRGPSESLAFSPDGGLLTVGGATIRTCAAGAWRLVHEQTFKESRTIIPDPDGDLSRHRGMVVAISPDGRWLADIGLSQVQIWTVEG from the coding sequence GTGATCCGCGTTGATGATCCGGACGCGCTGGTTGCCGGAACGCTGGCCTTCAGCCCTGATGGGCGCTACCTGGCCGTGACCGCCGCGCCGCTCGGGGTCTGGTTGCTGGACGCGGAACGCCAGGAGGTGGTCCAGGCCCTCCAGCGCGGGCCGTCAGAGAGCCTGGCCTTTAGCCCCGATGGCGGACTGCTGACCGTCGGCGGCGCGACCATCCGCACCTGCGCCGCTGGCGCGTGGCGCCTCGTTCACGAACAAACGTTCAAAGAGTCGCGCACCATTATCCCGGACCCTGATGGCGACCTGAGCCGCCACCGGGGCATGGTCGTCGCCATCAGCCCGGACGGCCGCTGGCTGGCGGACATCGGTCTGAGCCAGGTGCAGATCTGGACGGTCGAGGGGTGA
- a CDS encoding DUF86 domain-containing protein — translation MLPATVASLLAAEERITFALLLGSFARGQAGPLSDVDIGIYVSRPLDLPEPGRLTVASRHNLDAPASYAECVDLLSCAEYLDEELAGAVASMVGLRNLLVREYVRVDPERLYALLSRLDDFRRFIAQIQPYV, via the coding sequence TTGCTCCCCGCCACCGTCGCCAGCCTGCTCGCCGCTGAGGAACGCATCACGTTCGCCCTGCTGTTGGGCTCCTTCGCCAGAGGGCAGGCCGGCCCGTTGAGCGACGTGGATATCGGCATCTACGTGTCGCGCCCGCTCGACCTGCCGGAGCCTGGGCGGTTGACAGTTGCCAGCCGGCACAATCTGGACGCGCCGGCCAGCTACGCTGAATGCGTCGATCTGCTGAGCTGCGCCGAGTACCTGGACGAGGAGCTTGCCGGCGCGGTTGCAAGCATGGTTGGCCTGCGCAACCTCCTGGTGCGCGAGTATGTCCGGGTCGATCCCGAGCGTTTGTATGCCCTGTTGAGCCGGCTTGACGACTTCCGGCGGTTTATCGCGCAGATCCAACCTTATGTCTAA
- a CDS encoding DUF2309 domain-containing protein translates to MLKLVDTAQIDYVAPSVLEDVLAVCRRIPPLWDLENYVAVNPFLGFAGQPIDEAARQIRDGLGARVLPDIAYYRERWRAGAFTMADLELAAQRADQDPALLAAILDGAAPPPLRRAGVVLTFAERYDRVHGTHWNERAIRYAAAWCAAQIPADGPAWGRAPQPAGLYASWREAAQVDRSLEIRGLRGWRAWVAQLPADPLAAIESVLADLQVSPEERQAYLYRLLGGIFGWASYLRREVWAAGDNEAGPVLDLLAIRVCTDAALARMEPRTADHAIAPTDAPSIEDESVRVIFQEALENGYTRRLLGALQPPPAPPETRPAVQAVFCIDVRSEILRRHLEARSSAIETLGFAGFFAVFLDWQTPAGSSARCPVLLKPAVHIRAQAPAPVWEGRSALKKLTTAPSSAFAFVETLGLGYAVGLIGDALTRLTAPREDEGQVPFILDSDGVSGLTVEQRCDMAALILKNMGLRQRYGRLVLLAGHEGCSENNPHQAGLDCGACGGHGGALNARIAAAVLNDPQVRARLPERGFAVPEDTYFVAGVHDTSTDEVRLLDTDRLPASHQSDLQQLRAWLSEAAVATRLERARALGIAQGDPELVSRQIRRRARDWSEVRPEWALARNAAFIAARRARTRGVCLEGRAFLHEYDWTTDPDNSILTLILTAPVVVASWINLQYFGSTVDNAHFGCGTKTIHNRVGTLGVVLGNGGDLRTGLALQSVQGPDGRWYHEPLRLQVLVEAPRERIEAVMQQHAVVRDLVENGWLRLFALDPEGTGAARWVPGVGWEA, encoded by the coding sequence GTGCTAAAGCTGGTTGATACCGCGCAGATTGATTACGTCGCGCCGTCGGTGCTGGAGGATGTTCTGGCCGTGTGCCGACGCATTCCGCCGCTGTGGGATCTGGAGAACTACGTGGCCGTGAACCCCTTCCTGGGTTTCGCTGGCCAGCCGATTGACGAAGCCGCCCGCCAGATCCGCGACGGGTTGGGAGCGCGGGTGCTGCCGGACATCGCCTATTACCGCGAGCGCTGGCGCGCCGGGGCCTTCACCATGGCCGATCTGGAACTGGCCGCGCAACGGGCCGACCAGGACCCCGCGCTGCTTGCGGCGATCCTCGACGGTGCGGCGCCCCCGCCGTTGCGTCGGGCGGGCGTGGTACTGACCTTCGCCGAGCGGTATGACCGGGTGCATGGCACGCACTGGAATGAGCGCGCCATCCGCTACGCCGCCGCCTGGTGCGCGGCGCAGATCCCCGCCGACGGGCCGGCCTGGGGGCGCGCCCCGCAGCCGGCAGGGCTGTACGCCTCCTGGCGCGAGGCGGCGCAGGTGGATCGCTCGCTGGAGATCCGCGGCCTGCGGGGCTGGCGCGCCTGGGTGGCGCAGTTGCCCGCCGATCCGCTGGCGGCCATCGAGAGCGTGCTGGCCGATCTCCAGGTCAGCCCCGAGGAGCGCCAGGCTTACCTCTACCGGCTCCTGGGCGGCATCTTCGGCTGGGCCTCCTACCTGCGCCGCGAGGTCTGGGCCGCGGGCGATAATGAGGCCGGGCCGGTGCTCGACCTGCTGGCGATCCGCGTCTGCACCGACGCGGCCCTGGCCCGCATGGAGCCGCGCACGGCCGATCACGCCATCGCTCCCACCGACGCTCCGAGCATCGAGGACGAGTCGGTGCGGGTGATCTTCCAGGAGGCCCTGGAGAACGGTTATACCCGGCGCCTGCTGGGCGCCCTGCAGCCTCCGCCGGCGCCGCCCGAAACGCGCCCGGCGGTGCAGGCGGTCTTCTGCATTGACGTGCGCTCGGAGATCTTGCGCCGCCACCTGGAGGCGCGCTCGTCCGCCATCGAAACCCTCGGCTTCGCCGGCTTCTTCGCCGTCTTCCTCGACTGGCAGACGCCCGCCGGGTCGAGCGCCCGCTGCCCGGTGTTGCTCAAGCCGGCCGTGCACATTCGCGCCCAGGCGCCCGCGCCGGTCTGGGAGGGCCGCAGCGCGCTGAAGAAGCTGACCACTGCTCCGTCGTCGGCCTTCGCCTTTGTCGAGACGCTGGGCCTGGGCTACGCCGTGGGCCTCATCGGCGACGCCCTCACCCGGCTGACCGCGCCACGCGAGGACGAGGGGCAGGTTCCCTTCATTCTCGACTCCGACGGGGTGAGCGGCCTCACTGTGGAGCAACGTTGCGACATGGCGGCGCTGATCCTCAAGAACATGGGCCTGCGCCAGCGCTACGGCCGCCTCGTCCTCCTGGCCGGCCACGAGGGATGCAGCGAGAACAACCCCCACCAGGCCGGTCTGGACTGCGGGGCCTGCGGCGGGCACGGCGGGGCGCTCAACGCCCGCATCGCCGCTGCGGTGCTCAACGATCCCCAGGTGCGCGCGCGGCTGCCGGAGCGCGGCTTCGCCGTGCCGGAGGATACGTACTTCGTCGCTGGCGTCCACGACACCAGCACCGATGAGGTGCGCCTGCTCGACACCGACCGGCTCCCCGCCAGCCACCAGTCCGATCTGCAGCAGTTGCGCGCCTGGCTTAGCGAGGCGGCGGTCGCCACCCGCCTGGAGCGCGCCCGGGCCCTCGGCATCGCCCAGGGCGACCCGGAGCTGGTCAGCCGCCAGATCCGCCGCCGCGCCCGCGACTGGTCGGAGGTCCGCCCCGAGTGGGCGCTGGCCCGCAACGCCGCCTTCATCGCCGCGCGGCGCGCCCGCACCCGTGGCGTGTGTCTGGAGGGGCGCGCCTTCCTCCACGAGTACGACTGGACCACCGACCCCGACAACTCCATCCTGACCCTGATCCTCACCGCGCCGGTGGTGGTGGCCTCGTGGATCAACCTCCAGTACTTCGGCTCCACTGTGGACAACGCCCACTTCGGCTGCGGCACCAAGACCATCCACAACCGCGTCGGGACCCTGGGCGTGGTGCTGGGCAACGGCGGCGACCTGCGGACGGGCCTGGCGCTGCAGTCGGTGCAGGGCCCGGACGGGCGCTGGTACCACGAGCCGCTGCGCCTGCAGGTGCTGGTCGAGGCTCCGCGCGAGCGCATTGAGGCGGTGATGCAGCAGCACGCCGTCGTGCGCGACCTGGTGGAGAACGGCTGGCTCCGGCTCTTCGCCCTGGACCCCGAAGGGACCGGCGCGGCCCGCTGGGTTCCCGGCGTCGGCTGGGAGGCGTAA
- a CDS encoding ABC transporter ATP-binding protein has protein sequence MSTESAIETENLTKRYGARLAVDGLSLRVARGEIFGLLGPNGAGKTTTIAMLLGLVRPSAGRALVLGHDVQADPVSALRRVGAMIETPAFYPYLSGYDNLRVLAHTGGLPAERIGAALQAVELTDRARDRVRVYSQGMRQRLAIAAALLPDPELIILDEPTNGLDPAGTAEIRALIRRLAAGGRTIVLCSHILSEVEQLCGRVAILKAGRLAAEGAVADLLRRERGLRLRVEGDPDRAAALLAALPWVRAVERENGALLVDAPVERAAELNTYLTRAGVLVAEIGVHTSNLEQFFLEVTSDT, from the coding sequence ATGTCTACCGAAAGCGCCATCGAGACCGAGAACCTCACCAAGCGCTACGGCGCACGCCTGGCCGTGGACGGGTTGAGCCTGCGCGTGGCGCGGGGGGAGATCTTCGGCCTGCTGGGGCCGAACGGAGCGGGCAAGACGACCACCATCGCCATGCTGCTAGGCCTGGTGCGTCCCAGCGCCGGGCGCGCCCTGGTGCTGGGGCATGACGTGCAGGCCGACCCGGTGTCCGCTCTGCGCCGGGTGGGAGCGATGATCGAGACCCCGGCGTTTTACCCCTACCTCAGCGGGTATGACAACCTGCGGGTGCTGGCGCATACGGGCGGGCTGCCTGCGGAGCGCATTGGCGCCGCCTTGCAGGCGGTGGAACTGACCGACCGCGCGCGCGACCGGGTGCGGGTCTACTCCCAGGGCATGCGCCAGCGACTGGCCATCGCCGCAGCGCTGTTGCCCGATCCCGAACTGATCATCCTCGACGAGCCGACCAACGGCCTCGACCCCGCCGGCACCGCCGAAATCCGCGCCCTGATCCGCCGTCTGGCCGCGGGAGGGCGCACCATCGTCCTGTGCTCGCATATCCTCTCAGAGGTGGAGCAACTCTGCGGGCGGGTGGCCATTCTGAAGGCGGGCCGGCTGGCGGCCGAGGGCGCAGTGGCCGACTTGCTGCGCCGCGAGCGCGGCCTGCGCCTGCGGGTGGAGGGCGACCCGGATCGGGCCGCCGCGCTGCTGGCGGCGCTTCCCTGGGTGCGCGCCGTGGAGCGCGAAAACGGAGCCTTGCTGGTGGACGCGCCCGTGGAGCGCGCGGCCGAACTCAACACCTACCTGACCCGCGCCGGGGTGCTGGTGGCCGAGATCGGCGTGCATACGAGCAACCTGGAGCAGTTCTTCCTTGAGGTTACTAGCGATACATAG
- a CDS encoding ABC transporter permease subunit → MLRNLFAAEWLKLRKRPLAWVLLAAFLALLTLNLGLWALVIALQEGALSGGRVRVEVLNPAQTAQIERQLSFPGVFGAVLGQMNSVGGILAVILAAGALGSDFGWGTLRAQLIRSPARGLYLLAKLLALLLALVCGILAGLAVGCLIAAAASAALGLSSSLGGRDLLALGVGIPRSLYVILPYVLATFVCAALGRSALAGAGGGLVFLALDVGAGSLSSLGLVSDAVRFVVNLMLQPNINRLVVENAALFGLDPTVLASGLDLATLPSLTQATLVVAAYCALFGYGAWRLLARRDITGAG, encoded by the coding sequence ATGTTACGCAACCTGTTTGCCGCTGAGTGGTTGAAGCTGCGGAAGCGCCCGCTCGCCTGGGTGCTGCTGGCTGCCTTTCTGGCGCTGCTCACGTTGAACCTGGGACTCTGGGCGCTGGTGATTGCCCTGCAGGAAGGCGCGTTGAGCGGCGGCCGCGTGCGGGTTGAGGTGTTAAACCCCGCGCAGACGGCGCAGATCGAGCGCCAGTTGAGCTTTCCAGGGGTCTTCGGGGCGGTGCTGGGTCAGATGAACAGCGTCGGCGGCATTCTGGCGGTGATTCTGGCAGCCGGCGCGCTGGGGAGCGACTTCGGCTGGGGCACGCTGCGCGCGCAACTCATCCGCTCACCGGCGCGGGGCCTGTATCTGCTGGCGAAACTGCTCGCGCTCTTGCTGGCTCTGGTGTGCGGCATCCTGGCGGGGCTGGCCGTAGGATGCCTCATCGCCGCCGCCGCCAGCGCGGCCCTGGGTCTGTCCTCAAGCCTCGGCGGGCGCGATCTGCTGGCCCTGGGCGTGGGGATTCCACGCAGCCTGTACGTGATCCTGCCCTATGTTCTGGCAACCTTTGTCTGTGCGGCGCTGGGGCGCTCGGCACTGGCCGGCGCGGGGGGCGGGCTGGTCTTCCTGGCCCTCGACGTGGGCGCCGGTTCACTCAGTTCCCTGGGCCTGGTCAGCGACGCAGTGCGGTTCGTCGTGAACCTGATGCTCCAGCCGAACATCAACCGCCTGGTGGTGGAGAATGCGGCGCTGTTCGGGCTGGATCCCACGGTGCTGGCGAGCGGGCTGGACCTGGCGACGCTGCCCTCGCTCACCCAGGCCACGCTGGTAGTGGCGGCCTACTGCGCCCTTTTCGGCTATGGCGCCTGGCGCCTGCTGGCTCGCCGGGATATCACCGGGGCGGGATGA
- a CDS encoding helix-turn-helix transcriptional regulator, producing the protein MSNPERTYTIKVAARLTGMHEQSLRMYERRGLVRPARSKGNIRRYSDADVEQIRFIKRLVDDLGVNLAGVEVILQMRRQVIELRQELERLQRSCGGVEV; encoded by the coding sequence ATGAGCAACCCTGAGCGCACCTACACGATTAAAGTGGCGGCGCGACTCACCGGTATGCACGAACAGAGCCTGCGAATGTACGAACGCCGGGGGTTGGTGCGCCCTGCTCGCAGCAAGGGGAACATCCGCCGGTATAGTGACGCCGATGTTGAACAGATCCGTTTCATCAAGCGCCTGGTTGATGACCTGGGGGTGAATCTGGCCGGCGTCGAGGTCATCCTCCAGATGCGCCGCCAGGTGATCGAGTTGCGCCAGGAGCTCGAGCGCCTCCAGAGGTCGTGTGGGGGTGTGGAGGTGTAG
- a CDS encoding J domain-containing protein yields the protein MKDYYQVLGVSRNASEQEIKQAYRRLARMYHPDINPGDKKAEARFKEINEAYEVLSDKEKREKYDRFGSDWRRYEQAGPGIDFSSADFADLFETLFGGRAGRAGGFNMRIDGQDIEQPVEITLDEAFTGTQRTLQFSNPNGTPRTITVKIPAGIDSGNRVRVPGEGAPGLHGGKRGDLYLVVRVQPHPRFERKGADLYTRVEAPLYTLLLGGQVAVPTLAGKTINLNIPEQTQNGRTFRLSGQGMPRMHHAHQRGDLYVTVNAVLPTRLTPRERALFEELRRITEGQLV from the coding sequence ATGAAAGACTACTACCAGGTGCTCGGGGTGAGTCGCAATGCCAGCGAACAGGAGATCAAGCAGGCCTACCGCAGGCTTGCGCGCATGTACCACCCCGATATCAACCCTGGCGACAAGAAGGCCGAAGCCCGCTTCAAAGAGATCAACGAAGCCTATGAGGTGCTCTCCGACAAGGAGAAGCGCGAGAAGTACGATCGCTTCGGCAGCGACTGGCGACGCTATGAACAGGCTGGCCCCGGCATTGATTTCAGCAGCGCCGACTTTGCCGACCTGTTTGAAACCCTGTTTGGCGGGCGCGCGGGGCGCGCGGGCGGCTTTAATATGCGTATAGACGGTCAGGATATCGAGCAGCCGGTCGAGATCACCCTCGATGAGGCCTTCACCGGCACCCAGCGCACCCTGCAGTTCTCGAACCCTAACGGTACGCCCCGCACCATCACGGTGAAGATCCCCGCCGGTATTGACAGCGGCAACCGCGTGCGCGTGCCCGGTGAGGGCGCCCCGGGGTTGCATGGCGGCAAACGCGGCGACCTCTACCTGGTCGTCCGGGTACAACCGCATCCGCGCTTTGAACGCAAGGGCGCCGATCTGTATACCCGCGTCGAGGCGCCGCTCTACACCCTGCTGCTTGGCGGCCAGGTGGCCGTGCCCACCCTCGCGGGCAAGACGATCAACCTCAACATCCCCGAACAGACCCAGAATGGGCGCACCTTCCGCCTCAGCGGCCAGGGCATGCCCCGCATGCATCATGCCCATCAGCGCGGCGATCTGTATGTGACCGTCAACGCCGTGCTGCCGACCCGCCTGACCCCGCGCGAACGCGCGCTCTTTGAGGAACTGCGGCGTATCACGGAGGGCCAACTGGTATGA
- the asd gene encoding aspartate-semialdehyde dehydrogenase gives MKVRVAVLGATGTVGQRFIQLLDGHPWFEVTALTGSERSAGRPYAEVTRWMLDTPIPERLRDMPVLSEDAALDTPLVFSALPGKTARPIEERLAAAGHVVCTNASDLRMDPDVPLLIPEVNPDHLELISVQRRRRGWAGAIIANPNCTATGPTMTLRPLLDAFGVTKVLLVSMQALSGAGYPGVPSYDLMENIIPYISGEEPKVETEPQKMLGTLRDGAVEMAPITFSAHCNRVPVLEGHLECLSIAFARRPPLDEIIAALRDFRALPQELNLPSAPPQPIIVRDEPDRPQPRRDRDAGRGMSTVVGRIRECPVLDYKLLCLSHNTIRGAAGGSVLNAELMYAQGLLG, from the coding sequence ATGAAGGTTCGCGTCGCGGTGCTGGGCGCCACGGGAACGGTCGGCCAGCGATTCATTCAGTTGCTCGACGGACACCCCTGGTTCGAGGTGACGGCCCTTACCGGCAGCGAGCGGAGCGCTGGACGCCCCTACGCCGAAGTCACGCGCTGGATGCTCGATACGCCGATTCCCGAGCGGCTGCGGGACATGCCCGTGTTGAGCGAAGACGCGGCGCTGGACACCCCGCTGGTCTTCTCCGCGCTGCCCGGCAAAACCGCTCGCCCGATCGAGGAGCGCCTGGCCGCTGCCGGCCACGTGGTCTGCACCAATGCCTCCGACCTGCGCATGGATCCCGACGTGCCGCTGCTGATCCCCGAAGTCAATCCCGACCATCTGGAACTGATCAGCGTGCAGCGGCGGCGCCGGGGGTGGGCGGGGGCGATCATTGCCAATCCGAACTGCACCGCGACCGGCCCGACCATGACCCTGCGCCCGCTCCTCGATGCCTTCGGGGTGACGAAGGTGCTGCTGGTGAGCATGCAGGCGCTCTCCGGCGCAGGCTACCCGGGGGTGCCCTCCTACGACCTGATGGAGAACATCATCCCCTACATCAGCGGCGAGGAGCCAAAAGTCGAGACCGAGCCGCAGAAAATGCTTGGCACGCTCCGCGACGGGGCGGTAGAGATGGCGCCGATAACCTTCTCAGCCCACTGTAACCGGGTGCCGGTGCTGGAGGGGCACCTCGAGTGTCTCTCCATCGCGTTTGCCCGCCGCCCCCCTCTCGATGAGATCATTGCCGCGCTGCGCGATTTCCGGGCGCTGCCGCAGGAACTCAACCTGCCCTCGGCCCCGCCGCAGCCAATCATTGTGCGCGATGAACCCGACCGGCCCCAGCCGCGCCGCGACCGCGACGCCGGGCGGGGTATGAGCACAGTCGTCGGACGCATCCGCGAGTGCCCGGTGCTGGACTACAAGTTGCTCTGTCTGAGCCACAACACCATCCGCGGCGCCGCGGGCGGCTCCGTGCTGAATGCGGAGTTGATGTACGCCCAGGGTCTTCTAGGATAA